The following proteins are encoded in a genomic region of Periophthalmus magnuspinnatus isolate fPerMag1 chromosome 10, fPerMag1.2.pri, whole genome shotgun sequence:
- the tbc1d10c gene encoding ecotropic viral integration site 5 ortholog encodes MLNTRLEPKNPSDGDSSDSELGLEPETDRFGFLLTDGSTDRVRSVGPSPVLVRQREAKWINIIDQWDRLLFKKTSKIKVQCHKGIPASLRAKCWPLLCGATKRMENQKGLYKLLDSQPALKHWEDVIERDLDRQFPFHEMFASKDGHGQRSLFEVLKAYAQFKPEEGYCQAQGPVAAVLLMNMPAEEAFWCLVQICEQYLPGYYSPLLEGVLFDASILMWVLKRSCPAAHKHLQYHGVEPLMFATDWLMCLFTRHLPFNTLLRVWDLFFCHGVRVLLQVAVVLVQRVLGREEQRKHCCGQMETLQKLRGIREEVKDEEDDFIVEVLSVSLSAKDLQKRTEKELQTWRKERPTSTFDPRDRCQGYHMAWLTFQKSKQECEMREREKGHLSVPLFRSASTLSLSSSKWQKGVKAKSGVKIMRHLSMGAKEDCQSFANLKVQKAQKLQDNCFDLIEKKRLSDTRQEYKIQENELLEEESETPQIQNVPQTAITDQTEQVKENEEIRSAADLTEQEENVDAKRPETDDITNQQNEQTMSKEHSQSPDVNTIEGDLNKDCAVETYLTVDAITTNTNLQPSEQINENIQTEQELENGQEIMGVNVNQVKSLKQLATEVARHCAEFNSEDENKEIGEEQQQNKETDLENLSLAAQLHVNESMQKLKGTEINSHSQAEIQMCELARQEQITNATTSSNDPPKIDAIHVQEQNEKTEAETVIESFSNDDIQDISAKLEVSEAQTLVDSQSSPIISDSIEEATYFSTLPQTQPSSSCEPPGEHLSTDANTSTQNIKHCTPERDVQSNVYHPNKELKTQKDCSDIRQLEGEFMNNNQQYSFRLSGDFRVRKSSSSRGSRFARRLSEDLFTTPQVVEQTEINTLDHIENNETIQMPSTPETEPVIHKQQPPKRFGLFRRLREEKKNKKQSKPKIQVPKILIQDFSDAREIEQETEVENKLTSRERRRQRREQKRKEKELEESRKGQAKSTSVHAQSDKDKLQLGGAGSQSQSKTSYGDVYF; translated from the exons ATGTTAAATACAAGACTTGAACCGAAAAATCCCAGTGATGGTGACAGCTCGGATTCAGAGCTTGGACTTGAGCCAGAGACAGACCGCTTTGGGTTCCTCCTCACTGATGGCTCCACTGATAG AGTCAGGAGCGTGGGCCCATCTCCTGTTCTcgtaagacagagagaggccaaGTGGATCAACATCATTGATCAGTGGGACCGGCTACTATTCAAGAAAACAAGTAAG ATTAAAGTCCAGTGTCATAAGGGAATCCCAGCTTCACTCCGAGCAAAATGCTGGCCACTGTTGTGCGGTGCCACTAAACGAATGGAAAATCAGAAAGGCTTATATAAG TTACTGGACTCACAGCCTGCTCTCAAACACTGGGAGGATGTGATTGAGAGAGACTTGGACCGTCAGTTCCCTTTTCACGAGATGTTTGCTTCCAAGGATGGGCACGG GCAGCGTAGTCTGTTTGAAGTCTTGAAGGCCTACGCTCAGTTTAAGCCTGAGGAGGGTTACTGCCAGGCCCAGGGACCAGTGGCTGCAGTGCTACTCATGAACATGCCTGCTGAG GAGGCTTTTTGGTGTTTGGTGCAAATATGTGAACAATATCTGCCTGGATACTACAGCCCCTTGCTG GAAGGAGTGCTCTTTGATGCTTCCATATTGATGTGGGTTTTAAAAAGGTCCTGTCCAGCTGCCCACAAACACCTGCAATATCACGGAGTGGAACCGCTCATGTTCGCCACAGACTGGCTCATGTGTTTGTTCACACGGCACTTACCATTCAACACGCTTCTTAGAGTGTGGGACCTTTTCTTCTGTCATG GGGTGCGTGTACTGTTGCAGGTAGCTGTGGTGCTGGTACAGAGGGTTCTGGGCCGTGAAGAGCAGAGGAAACACTGCTGTGGTCAGATGGAGACTCTACAGAAGCTCAGAGGCATCAGAGAGGAGGTCAAAGATGAGGAAGATGATTTCATTGTGGAA gTACTGTCTGTGTCCCTCTCAGCAAAAGATCTGCAAAAACGGACAGAGAAAGAGCTACAAACATGGCGAAAAGAACGACCCACATCCACCTTTGACCCCAGAGATCGTTGCCAGGGATACCACATGGCTTGGTTGACATTTCAAAAAAGCAAACAAGAATGtgaaatgagggagagagaaaaaggacaCTTGTCTGTTCCTCTGTTTCGCTCGgcctccactctctccttgtCATCGTCAAAATGGCAAAAGGGGGTGAAGGCAAAAAGCGGTGTCAAGATCATGAGACATCTTTCCATGGGAGCAAAAGAGGACTGCCAAAGTTTTGCTAATCTAAAAGTACAAAAGGCTCAGAAACTACAAGACAATTGTTTCGATTTAATAGAAAAGAAAAGGCTGAGTGACACAAGGCAAGAATACAAAATCCAAGAAAATGAATTATTAGAAGAAGAATCAGAAACTccacaaatacaaaatgtcccTCAAACAGCTATTACAGACCAAACAGAGCAGGtaaaagaaaatgaagaaatCAGATCTGCAGCAGACTTAACTGAGCAAGAAGAAAATGTAGATGCCAAACGTCCAGAAACTGATGACATTACAAATCAACAAAACGAGCAAACTATGAGCAAAGAGCACAGTCAAAGCCCAGATGTGAATACAATTGAAGGGGATTTGAACAAAGATTGCGCAGTTGAAACATACTTAACTGTTGATGCAATTACCACGAATACAAACCTACAGCCCAGCGAGCAAATAAATGAGAACATCCAAACTGAACAAGAATTGGAGAATGGACAAGAGATAATGGGAGTCAATGTAAACCAGGTCAAGTCACTCAAACAGTTAGCTACAGAAGTTGCTAGACACTGTGCAGAGTTCAACAGTGAGGATGAGAACAAAGAAATTGGGGaagaacaacagcaaaacaaagaaacagacctggagaacCTTTCGTTGGCAGCACAATTACACGTAAATGAGTCTATGCAAAAACTTAAAGGAACCGAAATCAACTCCCACAGCCAGGCAGAAATACAGATGTGTGAACTGGCCCGACAAGAACAAATTACCAATGCAACTACAAGCAGCAATGACCCACCTAAAATAGATGCAATACACGTACAGGAACAGAATGAAAAGACTGAAGCAGAGACAGTTATAGAAAGTTTTAGTAATGATGACATTCAAGATATTTCTGCTAAATTAGAGGTTTCAGAAGCCCAAACGCTTGTTGATTCTCAGAGTAGCCCAATAATCTCTGATAGCATAGAAGAGGCCACTTACTTCAGCACATTGCCCCAAACGCAGCCATCTTCATCATGTGAGCCACCAGGTGAACATCTCAGCACAGATGCAAACACTTCCACACAGAATATAAAGCATTGCACTCCTGAAAGAGATGTGCAGAGTAATGTTTATCACCCAAACAAGGAACTTAAAACACAAAAGGATTGCAGTGACATTCGCCAGTTAGAAGGTGAATTTATGAACAACAACCAACAGTATAGCTTCAGGTTGTCTGGAGACTTCAGAGTGAGAAAATCATCCAGTTCTCGTGGGTCAAGGTTTGCACGCAGGCTGTCAGAAGACCTCTTCACCACTCCCCAAGTAGTGGAGCAGACAGAAATTAATACTTTGGACCATATAGAAAATAATGAAACTATCCAAATGCCAAGTACTCCAGAGACAGAGCCCGTAATACACAAGCAACAGCCACCGAAACGTTTTGGACTGTTTCGCAGactgagagaagaaaaaaagaacaaaaaacagagCAAACCCAAAATACAAGTTCCCAAAATCCTGATTCAGGATTTTAGTGATGCAAGAGAAATAGAGCAAGAAACAGAAGTGGAAAATAAGCTGACATCCAGGGAGCGAAGGAGACAACGGAGGgagcagaaaagaaaagagaaagaattaGAGGAAAGTAGAAAAGGTCAGGCCAAGAGCACAAGTGTTCACGCTCAAAGTGACAAAGATAAGCTCCAACTTGGTGGTGCTGGTTCACAATCTCAGAGCAAAACTTCATATGGAGATGTGTACTTTTAA